The segment TACCTTTTAATTTAGTTGTTGCCATTTGCTTCTCCCTATTATTATAAATTTGAGTTTTAAATAAAACTTGAAAAATAGTATAACAAAATAAAATTAAGTTATTATAGAAAAAAATTAAAAATAAACTACTTTTTAATCTTAATACTATTTTCTAAAAGTTCAATCTTCTTATCTTCAATAAGTTTTGTTAAACTTGCTTTAAAAGCTTTTTTACTTAATCCAAAAACCTCTTTTATATCTTGGGCATCACTTTTATATGTAAATGAAATCTCTCCACTATTTTGCTCTAAGATTGATAAAACTTTGTTTGGATTATCATCACTATTTTGTACACCAATTTTTTGTAAACAAATATCAAGCTTACCATCTTCCCTTAAAGTTTTAACAAAGGCTCTTTTTTTATCTCCGATTTTTATATTTTCAAAAATCTCATTATGAAAAATAAGTCCTTCATATTTGTTATTCACAATAACTTTAAAACCTAAAGGTGTTTTTATAAAAACTAAAATTTCAACCTCATCATTTTGATTAAAACCATCGGTGGCTTTTTCAAGTTTAAATTTTTCTGTTCCAATTAATCTATGTGTTTTTTCATCTTCAACTATTTGTATTACTTTTTCGTTTCCAATTTGGTATGTTGATCTTTGTTTATTCTTTGGCACCAATAAATCTTTTGGTAAGCCCATATCTAAAAATGCACCAAACTTTGTTATATCCACAACCTCTAAAGAAACAAAATCATTTTTCATCGCATATGGTTTTTGAGTAGTTGCTACTAATCTATCTTCACTATCTGTATAAATAAAAACTT is part of the Arcobacter arenosus genome and harbors:
- a CDS encoding S1 RNA-binding domain-containing protein; this translates as MNKNIILGELNSLKVNRVSEPGLYLIAGDEEEVLLPNCYVNSTMQIGNEIEVFIYTDSEDRLVATTQKPYAMKNDFVSLEVVDITKFGAFLDMGLPKDLLVPKNKQRSTYQIGNEKVIQIVEDEKTHRLIGTEKFKLEKATDGFNQNDEVEILVFIKTPLGFKVIVNNKYEGLIFHNEIFENIKIGDKKRAFVKTLREDGKLDICLQKIGVQNSDDNPNKVLSILEQNSGEISFTYKSDAQDIKEVFGLSKKAFKASLTKLIEDKKIELLENSIKIKK